In the genome of Streptomyces sp. P3, the window GCCAGGTAGCCCGCCACTCCGGCTGGTCGGACCAGGGTTACCAATACGACGCGGCGGGTCGACTCACCTCGGTCGTGGACACCGCGAACACCGTCTGCACCGTCCGCAACTACACCTTCGACAAACGGGCCAACCGGACCGCGCTGACCACCACGACTGGCCAGCCCGGTCTCGACTGCCCCACCACGGGAGGCACGACCACCACCCAGACGTACGACAGCGCCGACCGGCTGACCGACACGGGTTACGTCTACGACGCCTTCGGCCGGACCACCGCCCTCCCGGGCAGCGTGGCCGTCGGCTACTACGCCAACGACCTCGTCCGTCAGCAGACCGCGAACGGCACCCGCCAGACCTGGGAGCTCGACGCCCTCCACCGGCTCCGTTCCTCCACGGTCGAGACGGGCAGTGGCTCGACGTGGACACAGACCCAGTCCAAACTCAACCACTACGACAGCGACGGCGACAGCCCGCGCTGGATCACCGAAGACGGTTCGGGCTCCGTGAGCCGCATCGTCGAATCTCTCGGCGGTTCCATCGGTGCGATCACCAGCAAGACCGGCGACACCGTCCTGCAACTGTCCAACATCCATGGAGACATAGCTCTCCAGTTGCCCCTGGACACCTCCAAGGCGCCCGTCGCACTCGACAACGACGAGTACGGCAACGCCCGGGCCGGCCAGGCTCAGACGCGCTACAACTGGCTTGGGGACAAGCAGCGTTCCAGTGAGACTCCGACTGGCACCGTCCTCATGGGTGCCCGGCTTTACAACCCTGCCACGGGACGCTTCCTGTCGCTCGACCCCGTCTACGGCGGTAGCTCCAACGCGTACGAGTACTGCGCCGGCGACCCGGTGAACTGCACCGACCTGGACGGCCGCTGGAGCCGGACGAAAAATCGCTCATATTCGTGGGGACGGCTCTCGGTCAAGTACTGGGCGCCCGGAGGCTGGGGTACCGGCGTCGGTGGCGTATCGGTCAAGGTCGTCGCCAATAAGCGGTGGACTTACCGGATCGGCAACTACGGCTGGTACACGTACACCATCGTCGGAGCTGTCACCGGCCTCCTCGCGCTGATCTTCATCCCTGCGGCGCCGATCATCGTCGCGGTAGGGTTGTTGCTGACCATCGTCCTGGCAACCATCCAGGTTGTCGCCAACTGGGCGGCCAATACTGGCCGGTGTTTGCATATCAACGCCGGCGCCAGCGTCTACAACAAGTGGTGGACCCCGCGCTATATCTTCGGACGCTACGTCTACCCCTGGCGTGGCAGCTGCTGACAAGAGCTGATCGCTAGCAGGATCCGCACATCACCATGACGGGGGCACCGAGGCATTACGCTCCGGTGCCCCTGTTCACATCTGGCGACTGACCCTCCGGGTCTGGCTGCCGCCCGCAGTACTCAACCGTCATTCCATCGAACAGAGATGTGAGCTGCATGAACCAGCACAAGCGTGCCGCGGTCGCCTTCTTGGTGATGGGCGTGGTCTACGTCCTCATCGGGATACCGCTCTCCGTGGCCTTCGGGCGCGGATTCGGAGCCCCGCTCTTCTGGCTGGCGTCGGGCAGTCTCGCTGCAGCGTGGTTCCTCGAGCGCAAGGCGTCCAGCCTTCGCTAGACGAGCGGGTTCGGGCCGTCGCCACTTCGAAGGGGCGGGGGCCCAGCTGCATAGTGACGCGGATCCGCCGCTTGTCCCGGTTGTCGGGCCGTCTACCTGTTGAGGGTCTCCCTCGTGTGGAGATATCGCGCCATGGGCGATGAGGGGATCAGACGAGATCGCGCAGACTACGGATTGCGGTTGCCCTCATAGCGGCGGGGGTCACCGGCACGCCGGTTGTTCCGGGATGACCGGCGCCGCCTCCCGCGACAGCAAGCCTCCGCAGGCTCCCTGAGGGGGGCGAGGAGGGCGTCGGTGTACCGCTCGGTGAGGGTAGCCAGCGTTCGCGGGCTTGGTCCTTGTCCATTACATGCAGGACAGGCCGCAGCAGCCTGCCCTGGTTATGAGGGGCCCACAGGCTGAACTGATCCCCCGCCAGAAAAAGCTACTCAAGATCGTCCCGCTTCGATGTGGTGAGCAGGGTCGGCCCTGCGGGCGGAGGCGGGTTCGTCGCCGAGAACGCTGGCGTCGGAGCCTCTTCGCCGCGTTGCCACGCGTGGATGACGGCGAGGATGCGGCGTCCTGGGCCGGTGAGCTGCATCGGCGTGGTGGGGGTGGCGCGTTCGATGAGGTGGAGGCCGAGGTCGGCTTCAACCTGGCGGATGGCAGTTCGGAGGGTGGCGTCAACGATGTCGAGGGCTTTGGCGGCTTTGGCGAGACTGCCGTAGGGGGCTGCGGCGGCGAAGAGTTCGAGGCGAGTTCGGCCCAGTCTGCCGGTGAGCGCGGGCCGCAGCTGTGACGGGATGTGTTGGAGTTCGGTATCGCGGTGGAGAACGCGTTGGTGGCTTCCTCCACCACGTGTGCGGGTTTGTATGCCGGCTTCCTTGATGCGCTTGAGCAGAGTGGATGCGCCGATGCCCAGCTCGGCCGCGAGATCGGTGGCGGAGCGTTGACGGACGAGGTACTGCTCTTGCAGCCATTCCCGGTCGATGTGGACCGTTCGATTGTGTCCGGGTTCGCGTGGGCGGCGTAGGGGGATGCCGTATTCGTCGGCGAGGTTGGTGATCACACGTGCACTCACCCCGATCTGGTCGCCGATCTGTTGGAGTGTGCGCTGCCGCACGGTGTAGAGGCGGGCGAGGTCGTCGGGTGGCAGTGCCTCCCGTGCGTAACGCAGGGCTGCGTTGGGTCGCCAGCCGTGAGCTGCGCGCTGGGTGGTGGGAGCGGGGTGGAGGGCCAGGAGGTAGCGGACCACTTCGGGCGTGGTGTCGAGTTTCTGCGCGGCCGCGGTGGGTGACTGGGAAGGGCCGCGGATGAGCTGGTGCAGTCGGGCGAGGTCGACGGTGTGGGGGTCGCATCCGGGCAGGTCGAGTCCGTCGAGCAGGGTTGTGGGTGGTTGCCAGGTGAGTGGTTCGTGGGCGAGGTGGTGGCGGTTCAGGAATGCGCGGGCCACGTCGTCGAGGGCTTCGGCCAGGGCGGGGGTGTGCCAGACGGGGAACTTGACCTTGTGGTCGCGCACGGTTCGAGGTGTCGTGTTGGGGGTGGGTTGTGCGCTGAGGCGCTCGACGAGTACCGCGCGTACGATGCCGGCTCGGCGCTGCTTGCCTGCCGAGATGCCCACGGTGCGGCAGATGCTGTGCCACTGCTCGTCGGGCAGCAGCTGGTGGTAGTCCAGGTGTCGGCGCCGGTGGTAGGCGATCGGGATGTCGGTGTTGTCGAGGTAGTCGCTGACGCGGGTGAGTGCTTCTTGGACGGCATCCCAGTGGCCTGACTTCTCCAGCACGCGCAGCATGCGGGACATGTGGCTGGAGTTGAGGTGAGAGCCGAGGCTGGTGAAGGCTGCCTTCTTGTCCATTCGGCTGCCGACGATCAAGAGCATCGCAGACAGGGCCTGACGCATGATCGTGTCGAACGCGCCTTGCGCGGGGGCTATCCGTAGCCACCAGCCCGGCCAGGCGAGAGTGGGGATCTTGCGGGCGCGTTGGGTCGCCCGGCCCGCGTCGGCGGGTGGCTTTCGGGGGGTCGAAGTGACGGCTCGATGGCGCAATTGCTCGCTCAGCGGCCGGCGGTGTAGGCCAGCGGCAAGGTGCACGGACTTGAGAAGAGGGCTGATGTCGGCACCCCACGTGCTCACGGTCAGGGCCGCCTGGGGCGACACCCGCGAGACGGCTTCCACCAAGGACCTCATGCGCTGCCTGGCTTCAGCGAACGCGGGCTGGTTGAGGATGTTCAGTGCGGCAAGAACGGCCGCAGCCGTCGACGGCGCCCCCGGTGGCGCCGATGCGCCGGGACGGTCGGGGAAGCGCGAGGTGTGTTCCCGGGTGGGCATGCGGGTGACGACCTCGGCGGGGATGCCGTGGGTGAGGCAGGTGTCGGACATCAGATCCGCTGCCCGGGAGGCGGCCATGAGGAAGCGGGCGGCCAGCGCGCGGATGTCGGCGAGGGCGACCCGGGCCGGCTGGGGGTCGGCCGCGTAGATCCCGAACTCGGCCCTGCCGGTGTCGATGCAGGTGGCAAGCAGGTGCTGAGCCTGGAGCACCGGAGATTCGGCCGGGAACGGGAGGCTGGGGGCCGAGGTCAGGTCGTGGTGGCAGCGGGGGTGCTTGTCGCTGCCCCGCGTCGTGTTCGCGCACCGGCCGGGGATCGGGATGCCGTAGCCGCTGTGCGGGCGCATGTGTTGCGGGCGCAGGCAGCCCGGGCAGTCGTCGGCCAGCAGCCGGTTGTGCACCAGGCAGGCGAACGACCAGCCCAGCCGCCACGACACCTGCCAGCGTCCGCCGCTCTCGGACAGGCAGACGGGACAGTAGCGCGAGCCCCTCGCGCGGCCCCAGAGCAGCCGCTGGTCGACTCGCCTGCTGTGCGGGTTGAGCACCAGGGCGCGCTGGTCGTAGGGGCGCAGCGTCATCCGGTGCACCTGCCCGGCCGTGATGCCGGTGGCCGACGCGATCGACTCCAGCTCCAGGTCAGTGGGCATCCCCGACCAGTCCCACCGGGCCGGTGACAGCCCCTCGTGGCGCGGAAGAAAGCCCAGGGCGGGCAGGAGGTCATTGA includes:
- a CDS encoding TniQ family protein gives rise to the protein MAPVPGEALDSWVEAIAHRTDTYLNDLLPALGFLPRHEGLSPARWDWSGMPTDLELESIASATGITAGQVHRMTLRPYDQRALVLNPHSRRVDQRLLWGRARGSRYCPVCLSESGGRWQVSWRLGWSFACLVHNRLLADDCPGCLRPQHMRPHSGYGIPIPGRCANTTRGSDKHPRCHHDLTSAPSLPFPAESPVLQAQHLLATCIDTGRAEFGIYAADPQPARVALADIRALAARFLMAASRAADLMSDTCLTHGIPAEVVTRMPTREHTSRFPDRPGASAPPGAPSTAAAVLAALNILNQPAFAEARQRMRSLVEAVSRVSPQAALTVSTWGADISPLLKSVHLAAGLHRRPLSEQLRHRAVTSTPRKPPADAGRATQRARKIPTLAWPGWWLRIAPAQGAFDTIMRQALSAMLLIVGSRMDKKAAFTSLGSHLNSSHMSRMLRVLEKSGHWDAVQEALTRVSDYLDNTDIPIAYHRRRHLDYHQLLPDEQWHSICRTVGISAGKQRRAGIVRAVLVERLSAQPTPNTTPRTVRDHKVKFPVWHTPALAEALDDVARAFLNRHHLAHEPLTWQPPTTLLDGLDLPGCDPHTVDLARLHQLIRGPSQSPTAAAQKLDTTPEVVRYLLALHPAPTTQRAAHGWRPNAALRYAREALPPDDLARLYTVRQRTLQQIGDQIGVSARVITNLADEYGIPLRRPREPGHNRTVHIDREWLQEQYLVRQRSATDLAAELGIGASTLLKRIKEAGIQTRTRGGGSHQRVLHRDTELQHIPSQLRPALTGRLGRTRLELFAAAAPYGSLAKAAKALDIVDATLRTAIRQVEADLGLHLIERATPTTPMQLTGPGRRILAVIHAWQRGEEAPTPAFSATNPPPPAGPTLLTTSKRDDLE